Part of the Pleurocapsa minor HA4230-MV1 genome, AAGATGTGCTGCCAGAGTTATTAGCAGCAGGATTAATGGGACTCGAAGTGTATCATCCGCATCATGGTAATAATAAGGTGCATCGTCTCCAGCAATTGTGTCAAGAGCATAATTTATTGATGACTGGGGGAACAGATTATCATGGTTACGATCTAGATCATCCCGAAAACGAGCGCTGGCAATTGAACCAGTTAAATCTACCTTTAAGTTTACTCGAACCTTTGAAGCAGTTGGCATTGGCAAATTAGAATCGCGATCGCTCAATCATCACTAATACACCAAGCGGCAAACGAGATTAATAATAAGGCTAAAACCCACCAACCAAGAGAGGTAAAACGAATCGCTAAATCTACGGGAGTAAATATTAGAGTTTCTGTCAAAAACCAATTGCCAATTAACAGTAAAGCCAAAATGATTACCAGTAACATATTTGTAATTTAATATACTTTTAATGTGAATTAGCTTCTAAATCCAGTAAATGTGAATGGCGATCGCTTTTCCCTTAAAATTATCTATTGTGAGCAAGAAGACCTCTGTGCTTCAGTTTAGCCGAACAGACTGCGATTATTGAGCAACATGCAGCATCAACTACCGAACTTCAATAACTCTAGCTTGTTTGAACTTGCTTTAACCCACAGTTCCTATGTCAACGAAAATCCTCAATCAGCAGACAATGAACGGTTAGAATTTTTGGGTGACGCGGTATTGGGATTCGTGATTGCCGAGATGCTATACAAGATGTATCCGACGATTAATGAAGCTCAACTAACTCAGATGCGATCGCGACTGGTGGATGAAAAGCAGTTAGGTCAGCTAGGGGCAAAATTCGGTTTAGGCAAACTTATGCGCTTGGGGAAAGGGACAGATAAAGATGGTGGCAGAACTAATGCTTCTTTACTCAATGACACTTTTGAAGCCACAATCGGCGCATATTTTTTAGATGCAGGAACAGAGGCTGTGCGTGAGTATATTTTGCCAATATTTCAACCTTTGGCTAGACAATTAGTTACCGATTTTAGTAATTCTCAGGTGAGCGCGCAACCAGATCTAGATTTATTAAAACCCCAAGCAACCTTTATCGATAGCAAAAACCGCCTTCAGCAGTGGGCATTAGCTAATTATCAAACCAAACCTGAATATCAAATTATTGCCGAATCTGGGCCAGACCACGCCAAAGAGTTCACCGCTCAAGTATCAATTCAGGGAAAAATCTACGGCACTGGCAAAGATCGTCGTAAACAGGAAGCAGAAAAGAGAGCCGCCGAAGCAGCTTGGATTAAGGTCAATTAACAGCTTAATTAGAGCGATATTGCTCTAAAAAACCGCGATTCAACAAAATTGTTGAAAAATGGTATGCTTCTATACATTACAGGAGAAAATTCGGACTATCCTGTATGAGTACCAAATTTTGGTACATTACAGTTCGTGGGACTCCAGAGGTATCAGTAATCGCTGATGCCTTTTTCTTATCTAGTCTGATTTCAGCTCATCGGCGTTCACTACACTAGACAAAAGCAATCATTTTAGATACCTATAATATACAGATAATCACCAGAAATAAATTCAGCCGAATTGCTGAAAATTTTTAGTTGAACAACTGAAACTAATTTAAAATACACCCCTATTTTTGTGTCTCATCATCAAAACCGAAACGATACTGGTGACTTTACTTCAGCTAGTAAAATCATTGGCTGGCGAGAATTTGTCACTTTACCTCAGCTAAAAATTGGCAGAATTAAGGCAAAAATAGATACAGGAGCAAGGTCTTCAGCGATTCATGCGTTTAATATCCAAGAGCGATCGCAAAACGGCAAAAAAATTATTCGCTTTGAGATTCATCCCTTCCAGCGTGATGATCAGACCATAATTACCACCGAAGCAGAATTATTGGAATACCGCAAAATACGTAACTCTGGGGGAACAGCGCAATTTAGACCAGTGATCAAAACGAATATTGAAGTAGGTAAATACACTTGGGCGATCGAATTATCTTTAACCAATAGAGATGTGATGGGCTTTCGGATGCTGCTGGGAAGACAAGCCGTTCGCAATAAGTTTTTAGTCGATCCTGGTAGTTCTTTTCTTCAAAGTTGTCGCAAACCATAAAAATATAAGAATATAAGTAGCCCCGATCAAATTTATCGAAATTCGCAACATGAAAATAGCAATTCTTTCGCAGAACCCTCATCTCTACTCGACTAAGCGCTTAAGAGAAGCAGGGCAAGAACAGGGGCATGATATGAGAGTGATTGATTACCTACGCTGCTATATGAACATCACGTCTAAAAAGCCCACTATTGTCTATAAAGGTCAGCCCCTGGAGAATTTTGATGCCATTATTCCCCGCATTGGCGCGTCGAAAACTTTTTATGGCACGGCGGTAGTCAGGCAGTTTGAAGTAATGGATGTTTTTAGCCCTAATCAATCCCAGGCGATTTCCCGTAGTCGAGATAAACTACGTTCGATGCAGATTTTGGCGAGGGAAGGGGTAGGTTTACCCATTACAGGATTTGCCCATGCCACTCAAGATATTGATGGATTAATTGAGATGGTTGGTGGCGCACCGTTAGTGATTAAACTTCTAGAAGGTACTCAAGGTATTGGCGTAGTGCTAGCAGAAACCTATCAAGCAGCTAAATCAGTAATTGAAGCCTTTCGCGGTTTGGATGCCAATATTTTAGTTCAGGAGTTTATCAAAGAAGCTGGGGGAGCCGATTTACGCTGTTTTGTAGTGGGGGATCAGGTAATCGCTGGGATGAAACGTCAGAGCGCAGAAGGAGAATTTCGTTCTAATCTTCATCGCGGTGGCAATGCCGAAGAAGCCTTACTATCACCTGAAGAAATTGAGACGGCAATTAGGGCTGCTCAAGCTATGGGCTTAAAAATTGCTGGCGTAGATTTATTGCGTTCTAATCATGGCCCTGTAGTGATGGAGGTGAATTCTTCTCCTGGATTAGAAGGAATTGAAAGCGCAACGGGAATTGATGTAGCTGGTAAAATTATTGAATTTATTAGCAAAAATGCCGAACAAATAGAAGAGCGGGATCATTCTTCTGGCATATTGAGCGATCGCATTAGATACTAGGAGTTTTAGATTTCAACTGTAAATTTTGTGTCAGATAATATTATTGAAATTGCCAAGGAAATCATAGCCCCAGGAGAATTACGCCGTTTTGAGCTGCCTGTAACCCGTTTGGCCACTAAAACCCTGGTTTCTCTACCGATTACTGTCGTTAATGGGATTGAGCCAGGACATACTCTCTGGCTTAGTGGGGCGATTCACGGTGATGAACTAAACGGAGTGGAAATTATTGCTCAAGTTTTGGGGCGGATCGATCCTCTCAAACTTAAGGGAACAGTCATTGCCGTTTCGATTGTCAATGTCTTTGGCTTTATCGAACAATCGCGCTATTTACCCGATCGCCGAGATTTGAACCGCTCTTTCCCTGGCTCGGAAAATGGCTCTCTAGCTTCGCGATTAGCCAACTTATTTATGCGCGAAATTGTGGAACGGAGTGATTATGGCATCGATCTCCATACTGCTGCGGTACATCGCATTAATTTGCCCCAAATTCGAGCTAATTTAGAAGACAAAACTACTTATCATTGCGCTCAAGCTTTTAGCGCACCTTTAATGATGCACTCCAGTACTAGAGATGGCTCTTTACGTCATGCAGCGACTAAAAAAGGTATTCCTGTGCTGCTTTATGAAGCTGGGGAAGCTTTGCGTCTCAATCCTTTAGCGATTAAAGTTGGTATTTCTGGGATTTTTGGCGTGATGAAGCATTTAGATATGTATGAACACGAACTTGTCCCCTCCATCGGCGAATCGCTTCAAGCAAAAAAAAGTAAATGGATTCGAGCGTCTTATGGTGGTATTTTTCATCTCTTAGTCCATCTGGGCGATCGCGTTACTAGAAAGCAAGAGTTAGGCTACATTACTAATGCTTTTGGTGAAAGAAGAGTTCCTATCCGCGCCACGATCGAGGGTATTGTGATTAGTCATATTCAGAATCCACTGGTTAATCAAGGCGATGCCAT contains:
- the rnc gene encoding ribonuclease III produces the protein MQHQLPNFNNSSLFELALTHSSYVNENPQSADNERLEFLGDAVLGFVIAEMLYKMYPTINEAQLTQMRSRLVDEKQLGQLGAKFGLGKLMRLGKGTDKDGGRTNASLLNDTFEATIGAYFLDAGTEAVREYILPIFQPLARQLVTDFSNSQVSAQPDLDLLKPQATFIDSKNRLQQWALANYQTKPEYQIIAESGPDHAKEFTAQVSIQGKIYGTGKDRRKQEAEKRAAEAAWIKVN
- a CDS encoding RimK/LysX family protein produces the protein MIGWREFVTLPQLKIGRIKAKIDTGARSSAIHAFNIQERSQNGKKIIRFEIHPFQRDDQTIITTEAELLEYRKIRNSGGTAQFRPVIKTNIEVGKYTWAIELSLTNRDVMGFRMLLGRQAVRNKFLVDPGSSFLQSCRKP
- the rimK gene encoding 30S ribosomal protein S6--L-glutamate ligase produces the protein MKIAILSQNPHLYSTKRLREAGQEQGHDMRVIDYLRCYMNITSKKPTIVYKGQPLENFDAIIPRIGASKTFYGTAVVRQFEVMDVFSPNQSQAISRSRDKLRSMQILAREGVGLPITGFAHATQDIDGLIEMVGGAPLVIKLLEGTQGIGVVLAETYQAAKSVIEAFRGLDANILVQEFIKEAGGADLRCFVVGDQVIAGMKRQSAEGEFRSNLHRGGNAEEALLSPEEIETAIRAAQAMGLKIAGVDLLRSNHGPVVMEVNSSPGLEGIESATGIDVAGKIIEFISKNAEQIEERDHSSGILSDRIRY
- a CDS encoding succinylglutamate desuccinylase/aspartoacylase family protein, which encodes MSDNIIEIAKEIIAPGELRRFELPVTRLATKTLVSLPITVVNGIEPGHTLWLSGAIHGDELNGVEIIAQVLGRIDPLKLKGTVIAVSIVNVFGFIEQSRYLPDRRDLNRSFPGSENGSLASRLANLFMREIVERSDYGIDLHTAAVHRINLPQIRANLEDKTTYHCAQAFSAPLMMHSSTRDGSLRHAATKKGIPVLLYEAGEALRLNPLAIKVGISGIFGVMKHLDMYEHELVPSIGESLQAKKSKWIRASYGGIFHLLVHLGDRVTRKQELGYITNAFGERRVPIRATIEGIVISHIQNPLVNQGDAIVHLAII